From a region of the Apis cerana isolate GH-2021 linkage group LG13, AcerK_1.0, whole genome shotgun sequence genome:
- the LOC107995470 gene encoding transmembrane protein 45B-like, with translation MDSYLPCILTGFIFYAFGLKWCYEYAKYWVSLRPRDDPHATKGLRFIEKCERLINRHPIEGSLKLIATAVGLAGTLTGGLQQVGTVSPKVVLATIYLFFAFSGLVDVLNFYFPHNVSEGLVKLALAQSFFIEGFLFLLGSVGNNALVDKILALIVWTTSLAITLELVWPELKLLRACTTLLHGGWIAHVVRVYHTMPMLPEGIALIFSWHVAAASAVTLCVVAATRSCAPKLMMEEPPEIPIYDYCQEPDQRM, from the coding sequence atgGATAGCTATTTGCCTTGTATTCTTACcggttttatattttatgcctTTGGTTTAAAATGGTGTTACGAATACGCTAAGTATTGGGTATCTTTAAGACCAAGGGATGATCCACATGCAACAAAGGGATTaagatttatagaaaaatgcgAAAGACTTATAAATAGACATCCTATAGAAGGAAGCTTGAAGCTAATAGCAACCGCCGTAGGATTAGCTGGTACATTAACCGGTGGTCTGCAACAAGTTGGAACTGTTTCACCAAAAGTTGTGCTTGCaacaatctatttattttttgcattttctgGTCTGGTTGatgttttaaacttttattttccccATAATGTAAGCGAAGGATTAGTTAAATTGGCACTTGCTCAAAGTTTTTTCATAGaaggatttttattcttattgggAAGTGTTGGAAACAATGCATtagttgataaaattttagccCTTATAGTATGGACAACATCTTTGGCTATTACATTAGAACTTGTGTGGCCTGAATTGAAACTTTTAAGAGCCTGTACAACATTACTTCATGGTGGTTGGATAGCGCATGTAGTAAGGGTATACCATACAATGCCAATGTTACCAGAAGGTATTGCATTGATATTTTCTTGGCATGTAGCTGCTGCTTCGGCTGTAACATTATGTGTAGTAGCTGCAACAAGAAGTTGTGCTCCCAAACTCATGATGGAAGAACCACCAGAGATAcctatttatgattattgtcAAGAACCAGACCAgagaatgtaa